The Streptomyces sp. NBC_00440 genome contains a region encoding:
- the glpK gene encoding glycerol kinase GlpK: MTTDAHTTGPFIAAIDQGTTSSRCIVFDRDGRIVAVDQKEHEQIFPKPGWVEHDAAEIWTNVQEVVGSAVNKAGITAADVKAIGITNQRETTLLWDKNTGEPVHNAIVWQDTRTDALCRELGRNVGQDRFRRETGLPLASYFAGPKIRWLLDNVDGLRERAEAGDILFGTMDSWVIWNLTGGVNGGVHVTDVTNASRTLLMNLHKMEWDPKILASIGIPESVLPEIRSSAEVYGTASAGVLAGVPVASALGDQQAALFGQTCFSEGEAKSTYGTGTFMLMNTGDTPVNSYNGLLTTVGYQIGDQKPVYALEGSIAVTGSLVQWLRDQMGMINSAAEVETLASSVEDNGGAYFVPAFSGLFAPYWRPDARGVIAGLTRYVTKAHIARAVLEATAWQTREISDAMTKDSGVELTALKVDGGMTSNNLLMQTLSDFLDAPVVRPMVAETTCLGAAYAAGLAVGFWPDTDALRANWRRAAEWTPRMDAAVRDREYKNWLKAVQRTMGWLEDEE; encoded by the coding sequence GTGACCACTGACGCTCACACCACCGGGCCGTTCATCGCGGCCATCGACCAGGGCACCACCTCCAGCCGCTGCATCGTCTTCGACCGGGACGGACGGATCGTCGCCGTCGACCAGAAGGAACACGAGCAGATCTTCCCCAAGCCCGGCTGGGTCGAGCACGACGCCGCCGAGATCTGGACCAACGTCCAGGAAGTCGTGGGCAGCGCGGTCAACAAGGCCGGCATCACAGCGGCCGACGTCAAGGCCATCGGCATCACCAACCAGCGCGAGACCACGCTGCTCTGGGACAAGAACACCGGTGAGCCCGTCCACAACGCCATCGTCTGGCAGGACACCCGCACCGACGCGCTCTGCCGCGAACTCGGCCGCAACGTCGGCCAGGACCGCTTCCGCCGCGAGACCGGTCTGCCGCTGGCCTCGTACTTCGCAGGGCCGAAGATCCGCTGGCTGCTGGACAACGTCGATGGGCTGCGCGAGCGCGCGGAGGCCGGCGACATCCTCTTCGGCACCATGGACTCCTGGGTCATCTGGAACCTGACGGGCGGGGTGAACGGCGGTGTCCACGTCACGGACGTCACCAACGCCTCCCGCACGCTCCTGATGAACCTGCACAAGATGGAGTGGGACCCGAAGATCCTCGCCTCCATCGGCATCCCGGAGTCCGTTCTGCCGGAGATCCGCTCGTCCGCCGAGGTGTACGGCACGGCCAGCGCGGGCGTGCTGGCCGGTGTCCCGGTCGCTTCCGCGCTCGGCGACCAGCAGGCGGCCCTGTTCGGCCAGACCTGTTTCTCCGAGGGCGAGGCCAAGTCGACGTACGGCACCGGCACCTTCATGCTCATGAACACCGGTGACACGCCCGTCAACTCGTACAACGGCCTGCTGACGACCGTCGGCTACCAGATCGGCGACCAGAAGCCGGTGTACGCCCTGGAGGGGTCGATCGCCGTCACGGGCTCGCTCGTCCAGTGGCTGCGCGACCAGATGGGCATGATCAACAGTGCCGCCGAGGTCGAGACGCTGGCATCGTCGGTCGAGGACAACGGCGGCGCGTACTTCGTACCGGCCTTCTCCGGTCTGTTCGCCCCGTACTGGCGTCCCGACGCGCGCGGTGTGATCGCCGGTCTGACCCGTTACGTCACCAAGGCGCACATCGCCCGTGCCGTTCTTGAGGCCACCGCCTGGCAGACGCGTGAGATCAGCGACGCCATGACCAAGGACTCCGGCGTCGAGCTGACCGCGCTCAAGGTCGACGGCGGAATGACCTCCAACAACCTGCTGATGCAGACGCTCTCCGACTTCCTGGACGCGCCGGTGGTGCGCCCGATGGTGGCCGAGACGACCTGCCTCGGCGCTGCCTACGCCGCCGGTCTCGCCGTCGGCTTCTGGCCGGACACCGACGCACTGCGTGCCAACTGGCGCAGGGCCGCCGAGTGGACACCCCGGATGGACGCGGCCGTCCGTGACCGCGAGTACAAGAACTGGCTCAAGGCCGTACAGCGGACCATGGGCTGGCTCGAAGACGAGGAGTAA
- a CDS encoding MIP/aquaporin family protein: MSSSDIFIGETIGTAVLVLLGAGVCAAVTLKRSKAKDAGWLAVTFGWGFAVLTAAYISTGVSGAHLNPAVTIGLAIKGDTPWGDVPLYLGSQLLGAMIGATLVWVAYYGHFQAHLRDPEIAAQDKGLTKSEPGPGPVGGVFFTAPEIRNVVQNLATEIIGTMVLVLAILTQGLSADGKGLSIIGALITSLVVVSIGLSLGGPTGYAINPVRDLGPRIVHSLLRLPHKGSSDWSYAWIPVAGPLIGGALAGGLYNLAFA; encoded by the coding sequence GTGTCCAGCTCCGACATCTTCATCGGCGAGACCATCGGGACCGCCGTACTCGTACTGCTCGGCGCCGGTGTGTGCGCCGCCGTCACACTCAAGCGCTCCAAGGCCAAGGACGCGGGCTGGCTGGCCGTCACGTTCGGCTGGGGATTCGCCGTACTGACCGCCGCCTACATCTCCACCGGCGTCTCCGGCGCGCATCTGAACCCGGCCGTGACCATAGGCCTGGCCATCAAGGGCGACACCCCGTGGGGTGACGTACCCCTGTACCTCGGCTCCCAGCTGCTCGGCGCCATGATCGGTGCGACCCTGGTCTGGGTGGCGTACTACGGACACTTCCAGGCCCATCTCAGGGACCCGGAGATCGCGGCGCAGGACAAGGGCCTCACGAAGAGCGAGCCGGGCCCCGGCCCGGTGGGCGGTGTCTTCTTCACCGCGCCCGAGATCCGCAACGTCGTGCAGAACCTGGCCACCGAGATCATCGGCACCATGGTCCTCGTCCTGGCGATCCTGACCCAGGGCCTCAGCGCGGACGGCAAGGGCCTGAGCATCATCGGCGCTCTGATCACCTCGCTGGTCGTCGTGTCCATCGGGCTCTCGCTCGGCGGTCCGACCGGTTACGCCATCAACCCGGTCCGCGACCTCGGCCCGCGTATCGTCCACTCCCTGCTGCGGCTCCCCCACAAGGGCAGCTCGGACTGGAGCTACGCGTGGATACCCGTGGCGGGCCCCCTCATAGGCGGCGCTCTCGCAGGCGGTCTGTACAACCTCGCCTTCGCGTGA
- a CDS encoding LLM class flavin-dependent oxidoreductase — protein MKFQVLSLISHAPHPLTGELPSAADRLAEVVDVGVAAEQLGFDGYAVGERHAGPFLSSSPTVVLGALAARTSRIRLLTGVTVVAILDPVRVAEDYATLDQLSRGRIELVVGKGAEAGHFDLFGLDEERQWDLQKEKYELLRRLWSEEEIDWEGEFRPALHGATTLPRPYDGVPRIWHGSATSLNSPELAARHGDPLFTANAVQPREAYAALIAHYREKFEEYGHDPARAHVAAGSGGLLIADSSQQAVERFKELYEAKVAQTFKPHLAGRAGYNTPFRTIEDAMGSGPQLIGSPQQIIDKILGYHEVYRHDLQSISVDGFGLARGEQLETLQRFAEEIAPVVRKEAPSALWE, from the coding sequence ATGAAGTTTCAAGTGCTCTCCCTCATCAGCCACGCCCCGCACCCGCTGACCGGTGAACTGCCCTCCGCAGCGGACCGGTTGGCCGAGGTCGTCGATGTCGGCGTGGCGGCCGAGCAGCTCGGCTTCGACGGGTACGCGGTCGGCGAGCGGCACGCGGGGCCCTTTCTGTCGTCCAGCCCGACGGTGGTGCTGGGCGCCCTCGCCGCCCGCACCTCCAGGATCAGACTGCTGACCGGCGTCACGGTCGTGGCGATCCTCGATCCGGTCCGGGTCGCCGAGGACTACGCGACCCTGGACCAGCTGTCGCGGGGCCGTATCGAGCTGGTCGTCGGCAAGGGGGCGGAGGCCGGGCACTTCGACCTCTTCGGGCTCGACGAGGAGCGGCAGTGGGACCTCCAGAAGGAGAAGTACGAGCTGCTGCGCCGGCTCTGGAGCGAGGAGGAGATCGACTGGGAAGGTGAGTTCAGGCCCGCTCTGCACGGGGCTACGACCCTCCCGCGTCCGTACGACGGGGTCCCGCGCATCTGGCACGGCTCGGCGACCAGCCTCAACTCCCCCGAACTGGCGGCCCGCCACGGTGATCCGCTCTTCACCGCCAACGCCGTCCAGCCGCGCGAGGCGTATGCGGCGCTGATCGCCCACTACCGCGAGAAATTCGAGGAGTACGGGCACGACCCGGCGCGGGCCCATGTCGCCGCCGGGTCGGGCGGGCTGCTGATCGCCGACAGTTCGCAGCAGGCGGTGGAGCGCTTCAAGGAGCTGTACGAGGCGAAGGTGGCGCAGACCTTCAAGCCACATCTGGCGGGCAGAGCCGGATACAACACCCCCTTCCGCACCATCGAGGACGCGATGGGGAGCGGCCCGCAGCTCATCGGGTCCCCGCAGCAGATCATCGACAAGATCCTCGGCTACCACGAGGTCTACCGGCACGACCTCCAGTCCATCAGCGTCGACGGATTCGGGCTCGCGCGCGGGGAGCAGCTGGAGACGCTGCAGCGGTTCGCGGAGGAGATCGCCCCGGTGGTGCGGAAGGAGGCGCCGTCGGCCCTCTGGGAGTGA
- a CDS encoding Ig-like domain-containing protein: MKACRARKAGAMVAAAAAATVLFLAPSAAAADQSSTTVQATPSSAATGQLVTLDATVTCSSDPSGGLGVSFFDGSDLLATAPVSADGHSSLTTGFTTTGTHTITAAYNGDDGCSASNDTTTVTVSQAPAPPANNPGCLLCGLIDFHSGDIHNQVNVNSHNVTRIDK, translated from the coding sequence GTGAAAGCATGTCGTGCGCGCAAAGCCGGAGCCATGGTCGCCGCAGCCGCGGCGGCCACAGTGCTGTTCCTCGCTCCGTCGGCTGCTGCCGCCGATCAGTCCTCGACCACGGTCCAGGCCACGCCCTCATCGGCGGCGACCGGGCAACTGGTCACCCTCGACGCGACAGTGACCTGCAGCTCGGACCCGAGCGGCGGCCTCGGCGTGTCGTTCTTCGACGGCTCGGACCTCCTCGCGACCGCACCCGTCTCCGCAGACGGACACTCCTCACTGACCACCGGTTTCACGACCACCGGAACACACACCATCACCGCCGCCTACAACGGCGACGACGGTTGCAGCGCTTCGAACGACACCACCACCGTCACCGTCTCCCAAGCCCCGGCTCCCCCGGCCAACAACCCGGGCTGCCTGCTGTGCGGGCTCATCGACTTCCACTCCGGGGACATCCACAACCAGGTCAACGTCAACAGCCACAATGTGACGCGCATCGACAAGTAA
- a CDS encoding HAD family hydrolase: protein MTSTVAALNTRMAEGAALQAVLLDMDGTLVDTEGIWWDAEVEVFADLGHRLDERWRDTVVGGPMTRSAGYLIEVTGADIALPELTTLLNDRFEARISGGVPLMPGALRLLTELAAHGVPTALVSASHRRIIDRVLKSLGPDNFSLTIAGDEVARTKPHPDPYLAAAAGLDADPARCAVIEDTATGVAAAEAAGCRVVAVPSVAPIAAADGRVVVGSLEEVDLGFLRALVNGMHRAGY from the coding sequence ATGACCAGTACGGTCGCCGCGCTCAACACCCGTATGGCCGAAGGCGCAGCTCTGCAGGCGGTCCTGCTCGACATGGACGGCACGCTGGTGGACACCGAGGGCATCTGGTGGGACGCCGAGGTGGAGGTCTTCGCGGACCTCGGCCACCGGCTCGACGAACGCTGGCGCGACACCGTGGTGGGCGGGCCGATGACCCGCAGTGCGGGATACCTCATCGAGGTCACCGGCGCGGACATCGCGCTCCCCGAGCTGACCACGCTGCTCAACGACCGGTTCGAGGCGCGGATCTCGGGCGGGGTGCCGCTGATGCCCGGGGCGCTGCGGCTGCTCACCGAGCTGGCCGCCCACGGTGTGCCCACGGCCCTGGTCTCCGCCTCGCACCGGCGGATCATCGACCGGGTCCTCAAGTCGCTCGGCCCGGACAACTTCTCCCTGACCATCGCGGGCGACGAGGTGGCGCGGACGAAACCGCACCCGGACCCCTATCTCGCCGCCGCCGCGGGCCTGGACGCCGATCCGGCGCGCTGCGCGGTCATCGAGGACACCGCGACCGGAGTGGCGGCGGCGGAGGCTGCGGGCTGCCGTGTGGTGGCTGTGCCCTCCGTGGCGCCCATCGCCGCAGCGGACGGCCGGGTAGTCGTCGGATCTCTGGAAGAAGTCGATCTGGGCTTTCTCAGGGCACTGGTCAACGGAATGCACCGAGCCGGATACTGA
- a CDS encoding IclR family transcriptional regulator: protein MAKNIQSLERAAAMLRLLAGGERRLGLSDIASSLDLAKGTAHGILRTLQQEGFVEQDPASGRYQLGAELLRLGNSYLDVHELRARALVWTDDLARSSGESVYLGVLHQRGVLIVHHVFRPDDSRQVLEVGAMQPLHSSALGKVLSAYDPVAHSEALETERQIFTPRTISDPEQFESVLDLTRARGWGSDIEETWEGVASVAAPIHDRRRMPLGAIAVTGAVERVCVDGELRPELVAAVRDCARSVSRDLGAGRF from the coding sequence ATGGCGAAGAACATTCAGTCCCTGGAGCGGGCGGCTGCGATGCTGAGGCTGCTCGCGGGCGGCGAGCGGCGGCTCGGCCTCTCCGACATCGCCTCCTCCCTCGACCTGGCCAAAGGCACCGCCCACGGCATCCTGCGCACCCTCCAGCAGGAGGGTTTCGTGGAGCAGGACCCGGCATCCGGGCGCTATCAGCTGGGGGCCGAACTGCTGCGCCTGGGCAACAGCTACCTGGACGTGCACGAGTTGCGGGCGCGCGCCCTCGTCTGGACCGACGACCTGGCCCGCTCCAGCGGTGAGAGCGTCTATCTGGGCGTGCTGCACCAGCGCGGCGTCCTGATCGTCCACCATGTCTTCCGCCCCGACGACAGCCGGCAGGTGCTGGAGGTCGGAGCCATGCAGCCACTGCACTCCAGCGCCCTGGGCAAGGTGCTCTCGGCGTACGACCCGGTGGCGCACAGCGAGGCCCTGGAGACCGAGCGGCAGATTTTCACTCCCCGCACGATCAGCGACCCGGAGCAGTTCGAGTCGGTGCTCGACCTGACCAGGGCGCGCGGCTGGGGTTCGGACATCGAGGAGACCTGGGAGGGCGTGGCGTCGGTGGCCGCCCCCATCCACGACCGGCGCAGGATGCCGCTGGGCGCCATCGCGGTGACCGGTGCGGTCGAGCGGGTCTGCGTGGACGGGGAGCTCCGCCCGGAACTGGTGGCCGCGGTGCGCGACTGCGCCCGCTCCGTCTCGCGCGATCTGGGCGCCGGCCGCTTCTGA
- the metH gene encoding methionine synthase gives MASSPTPSADSRTRADALREALATRVVVADGAMGTMLQAQDPTLEDFQQLEGCNEILNVTRPDIVRSVHEEYFAVGVDCVETNTFGANHSAANEYEIADRITELSEAGARIAREVADEFGAKDGRQRWVLGSIGPGTKLPSLGHTTYDVLRDGYQQNAEGLLAGGADALIVETTQDLLQTKSSLIGARRAMDALGVSVPLICSLAFETTGVMLLGSEIGAALTALEPLGIDLIGLNCSTGPAEMSEHLRYLARHSRTPLMCMPNAGLPVLTKDGAHFPLGPEGLADAQEAFVTDYGLSLIGGCCGTTPEHLRQVVDRASALTPTAREPRPEPGAASLYQTVPFRQDTAYMAIGERTNANGSKKFREAMLEARWDDCVEMARDQIREGAHMLDLCVDYVGRDGVADMSELAGRFATASTLPIVLDSTELPVLRAGLEKLGGRAVLNSVNYEDGDGPESRFAKVTALAVEHGAALIALTIDEEGQARTVEHKVAVAERLIEDLTGNWGVRESDILIDTLTFTICTGQEESRGDGVATIEAIRELKRRHPDVQTTLGLSNISFGLNPAARVVLNSVFLDECVKAGLDSAIVHASKILPIARLEEEQVKVALDLIYDRRAEGYDPLQKLMELFEGVNMKSMKQGRAEELMALPLDERLQRRIIDGEKNGLEADLDEALQTRPALEIVNDTLLEGMKVVGELFGSGQMQLPFVLQSAEVMKSAVAHLEPHMEKTDDDGKGTIVLATVRGDVHDIGKNLVDIILTNNGYNVVNLGIKQPVSAILEAAEEHKADVIGMSGLLVKSTVIMKENLQELNQRKMAADFPVILGGAALTRAYVEQDLHEIYEGEVRYARDAFEGLRLMDALIGVKRGVPGVVLPELKQRRVPKRDTAAVLEVEEAQGPVRSDVATDNPVPEPPFWGTRVVKGIQLKEYASWLDEGALFKGQWGLKEARKGEGPTYEELVETEGRPHLRGWLDQLHTKNMLEAAVVYGYFPCVSKGDDLILLNEDGSERTRFSFPRQRRGRRLCLADFFRPEESGETDVIGLQVVTVGSRIGEATAELFEANSYRDYLELHGLSVQLAEALAEYWHARVRSELGYAGEDPSDVQDMFALKYRGARFSLGYGACPDLEDRAKIAELLQPERIGVHLSEEFQLHPEQSTDAIVIHHPEAKYFNAR, from the coding sequence ATGGCCTCGTCGCCAACCCCTTCCGCTGACAGCCGGACCCGAGCTGACGCCCTCCGAGAGGCACTGGCCACCCGTGTGGTGGTGGCCGACGGTGCGATGGGCACGATGCTGCAGGCGCAGGATCCCACTCTTGAGGACTTCCAGCAGCTGGAGGGCTGCAACGAGATCCTGAACGTGACCAGGCCGGACATCGTCCGCTCGGTGCACGAGGAGTACTTCGCTGTCGGCGTCGACTGTGTGGAGACGAACACCTTCGGCGCGAACCACTCGGCGGCGAACGAGTACGAGATCGCCGACCGGATCACCGAGCTGTCCGAGGCGGGCGCCCGCATCGCCCGCGAGGTGGCCGACGAGTTCGGCGCGAAGGACGGCCGCCAGCGCTGGGTCCTCGGCTCGATCGGCCCCGGCACCAAGCTGCCGTCGCTCGGCCACACCACGTACGACGTCCTGCGGGACGGCTACCAGCAGAACGCCGAGGGACTGCTCGCCGGCGGGGCGGACGCCCTGATCGTGGAGACCACCCAGGACCTGCTGCAGACCAAGTCGAGCCTGATCGGCGCACGCCGGGCGATGGACGCCCTCGGTGTCAGCGTGCCGCTGATCTGCTCACTCGCCTTCGAGACGACCGGCGTCATGCTGCTCGGCTCCGAGATCGGCGCCGCGCTGACCGCGCTGGAGCCCCTGGGTATCGACCTGATCGGGCTGAACTGCTCGACGGGCCCGGCCGAGATGAGCGAGCACCTGCGCTATCTGGCCCGCCACTCGCGTACACCGCTGATGTGCATGCCGAACGCCGGGCTGCCCGTGCTGACCAAGGACGGCGCGCACTTCCCGCTCGGCCCCGAGGGACTGGCGGACGCGCAGGAAGCATTCGTGACCGACTACGGCCTGTCCCTGATCGGCGGCTGCTGCGGTACGACGCCCGAGCATCTGCGCCAGGTCGTCGACCGGGCCAGCGCCCTCACCCCCACCGCTCGCGAGCCGCGCCCCGAGCCGGGTGCCGCGTCGCTGTATCAGACGGTGCCGTTCCGTCAGGACACGGCGTATATGGCGATCGGTGAGCGGACGAATGCCAACGGCAGTAAGAAGTTCCGCGAGGCGATGCTGGAGGCGCGTTGGGACGACTGTGTGGAGATGGCGCGCGATCAGATCCGTGAGGGCGCGCACATGCTGGATCTGTGTGTCGACTATGTGGGCCGTGATGGTGTGGCCGACATGAGCGAGCTGGCGGGCCGTTTCGCCACCGCGTCCACGTTGCCGATCGTGCTGGACTCCACGGAACTGCCTGTGCTGCGGGCGGGTTTGGAGAAGCTGGGCGGTCGTGCGGTCCTGAACTCGGTCAATTACGAGGACGGTGACGGGCCGGAGTCCCGTTTCGCGAAGGTGACCGCGCTGGCGGTCGAGCACGGTGCCGCGCTGATCGCGCTGACGATCGATGAGGAGGGTCAGGCGCGCACGGTCGAGCACAAGGTCGCTGTCGCGGAGCGGCTGATCGAGGACCTGACCGGTAACTGGGGGGTGCGCGAGTCGGACATTCTCATCGACACGCTGACCTTCACGATCTGCACGGGTCAGGAGGAGTCGAGGGGCGACGGCGTCGCCACCATCGAGGCCATCCGCGAGCTGAAGCGCCGGCATCCGGACGTCCAGACCACGCTGGGTCTGTCGAACATTTCCTTCGGTCTCAACCCGGCTGCCCGGGTGGTGCTGAACTCGGTGTTCCTGGATGAGTGTGTGAAGGCGGGGCTGGATTCGGCGATCGTGCATGCGTCGAAGATCCTGCCGATCGCCCGCCTGGAGGAGGAGCAGGTCAAGGTCGCCCTCGACCTGATCTACGACCGGCGGGCTGAGGGCTATGACCCGTTGCAGAAGCTGATGGAGCTTTTCGAGGGCGTCAACATGAAGTCCATGAAGCAGGGCAGGGCCGAGGAGCTCATGGCTCTCCCGCTGGACGAGCGGTTGCAGCGCAGGATCATCGACGGGGAGAAGAACGGTCTGGAGGCCGACCTGGATGAGGCGTTGCAGACCCGGCCGGCTCTGGAGATCGTCAATGACACCTTGCTGGAGGGTATGAAGGTTGTCGGTGAGCTTTTCGGGTCGGGGCAGATGCAGTTGCCGTTCGTGCTCCAGTCGGCTGAGGTGATGAAGAGTGCGGTGGCTCATCTGGAGCCGCACATGGAGAAGACCGATGATGACGGCAAGGGCACGATCGTCCTGGCCACCGTCCGTGGTGACGTGCATGACATCGGTAAGAACCTCGTCGACATCATTCTGACGAACAATGGCTACAACGTCGTCAACCTCGGTATCAAGCAGCCTGTCTCGGCGATCCTGGAAGCGGCGGAGGAGCACAAGGCCGACGTCATCGGGATGTCCGGTCTCCTGGTGAAGTCGACTGTGATCATGAAGGAGAACCTCCAGGAGCTCAACCAGCGCAAGATGGCTGCCGATTTCCCCGTCATCCTCGGCGGCGCGGCCCTGACCAGGGCGTATGTCGAGCAGGATCTTCACGAGATCTACGAGGGCGAGGTCCGCTATGCGCGGGATGCTTTCGAGGGTCTGCGGTTGATGGATGCGCTGATCGGTGTCAAGCGGGGTGTGCCGGGTGTGGTGCTGCCCGAGCTCAAGCAGCGGCGGGTGCCGAAGCGGGATACGGCTGCTGTTCTGGAGGTGGAGGAGGCGCAGGGGCCTGTCCGCTCGGATGTGGCCACCGACAATCCGGTCCCGGAGCCGCCGTTCTGGGGTACCCGTGTCGTCAAGGGGATCCAGCTCAAGGAGTATGCGTCCTGGCTGGACGAGGGCGCGCTGTTCAAGGGGCAGTGGGGTCTGAAGGAGGCCCGTAAGGGTGAGGGTCCCACGTATGAGGAGCTGGTGGAGACCGAGGGCCGGCCGCATCTGCGGGGGTGGCTGGACCAGCTGCACACCAAGAACATGCTCGAAGCGGCAGTGGTCTACGGCTACTTCCCTTGTGTCTCCAAGGGCGACGATCTGATCCTCCTGAATGAGGACGGCAGTGAGCGGACCCGTTTCTCCTTCCCGCGTCAGCGCCGTGGCCGCAGGCTCTGTCTGGCGGATTTCTTCCGCCCCGAGGAGTCCGGCGAGACCGATGTGATCGGTCTCCAGGTGGTCACGGTCGGCTCGCGGATCGGTGAGGCAACCGCCGAGCTGTTCGAGGCCAACTCCTACCGCGACTACCTCGAACTCCACGGCCTCTCCGTCCAGTTGGCCGAAGCCCTCGCCGAGTACTGGCACGCACGAGTCCGCTCCGAACTCGGCTACGCGGGCGAGGACCCCTCCGACGTCCAGGACATGTTCGCCCTGAAGTACCGCGGTGCGCGCTTCTCGCTCGGCTACGGCGCCTGCCCGGATCTGGAGGACCGGGCGAAGATCGCCGAACTGCTCCAGCCCGAGCGGATCGGCGTACACCTCTCCGAGGAGTTCCAACTGCACCCCGAGCAGTCCACCGACGCGATCGTGATCCACCACCCCGAGGCGAAGTACTTCAACGCCCGGTAG
- a CDS encoding glycerol-3-phosphate dehydrogenase/oxidase, translated as MTTLQSVPALGTHPASGSLPSRAETREQLSKATYDLLVIGGGILGISTAWHAAQSGLRVALVDAGDFAGATSSASSKLLHGGLRYLQTGAVKLVAENHFERRAVSRDVAPHLANPLTFYLPVYKGGPHGAAKLGAGVFAYSALSAFGDGVGHVISAAKAQRDVPELRTDNLKAVAVYGDDQMNDSRMALMTVRAAVESGATVLNHAEVTGLRFTRGRVTGAELKDRLDGSEFGVSARLVLNATGPWVDHLRKLEDPNAAPSIRLSKGAHLVLKRTAPWRAALATPIDKYRITFALPWEDQLLLGTTDEEYEGDPADVSVNEKDITQILDEAAFSVRDQQLSRDLITYSFAGLRVLPGGPGDTSKAKRETVVTEGRGGMLSVAGGKWTTFRHIGRTVMNKLAALPGHPLGDDMEPISHLPKKQPLPGIANPHAVAHRLLVDGGTPGPRMAADTARHLATHYGSLSFDIARLANEDPALAERVHPDAPEIWAQVVYARDHEWAETADDVLRRRTTLTIRGLATDDVRAKVEDVLGKK; from the coding sequence ATGACCACCCTGCAGAGCGTCCCGGCCCTCGGGACGCACCCGGCCTCCGGCTCCCTTCCGAGCCGCGCCGAGACTCGGGAGCAGCTTTCCAAGGCGACGTACGACCTCCTGGTGATCGGCGGCGGAATCCTGGGCATCTCCACCGCCTGGCACGCCGCGCAGTCCGGGCTGCGGGTGGCCCTGGTGGACGCCGGTGACTTCGCCGGCGCCACATCGTCCGCTTCCTCCAAGCTGCTGCACGGCGGCCTCCGCTACCTCCAGACGGGGGCCGTGAAGCTGGTCGCGGAGAACCACTTCGAGCGCCGCGCCGTCTCCCGTGACGTGGCCCCGCACCTGGCCAACCCGCTGACGTTCTACCTGCCGGTGTACAAGGGTGGCCCGCACGGCGCGGCCAAGCTCGGTGCGGGCGTCTTCGCCTACTCCGCGCTCTCCGCCTTCGGCGACGGTGTCGGCCACGTCATCTCCGCGGCGAAGGCGCAGCGCGACGTGCCCGAGCTGCGGACCGACAACCTCAAGGCCGTCGCGGTCTACGGCGACGACCAGATGAACGACTCGCGGATGGCCCTGATGACGGTGCGCGCCGCCGTCGAGTCCGGCGCCACCGTGCTCAACCACGCGGAGGTCACCGGGCTGCGCTTCACCCGGGGCCGGGTGACCGGCGCGGAGCTGAAGGACCGTCTTGACGGCAGCGAGTTCGGCGTCAGCGCCCGGCTCGTACTGAACGCCACCGGCCCCTGGGTCGACCACCTGCGCAAGCTGGAGGACCCGAACGCGGCGCCCTCCATCCGGCTCTCCAAGGGCGCGCACCTGGTGCTCAAGCGCACCGCGCCCTGGCGTGCCGCGCTGGCGACGCCGATCGACAAGTACCGGATCACCTTCGCCCTCCCCTGGGAGGACCAGCTGCTGCTCGGGACCACCGACGAGGAGTACGAGGGCGACCCGGCCGATGTCTCGGTCAACGAGAAGGACATCACCCAGATCCTGGACGAGGCCGCCTTCTCCGTACGGGACCAGCAGCTCTCGCGTGATCTGATCACGTACTCCTTCGCCGGACTGCGGGTGCTGCCGGGCGGCCCCGGTGACACCTCGAAGGCCAAGCGCGAGACGGTCGTCACCGAGGGGCGCGGCGGGATGCTCTCGGTGGCGGGCGGCAAGTGGACGACCTTCCGGCACATCGGCCGTACGGTCATGAACAAGCTGGCCGCACTGCCCGGCCACCCGCTCGGCGACGACATGGAGCCGATCTCGCACCTGCCGAAGAAGCAGCCGCTGCCCGGCATCGCCAACCCGCACGCGGTCGCGCACCGGCTTCTTGTGGACGGCGGGACGCCGGGGCCGCGCATGGCGGCGGACACGGCCCGCCACCTGGCCACGCACTACGGCTCGCTCTCCTTCGACATCGCGCGGCTGGCGAACGAGGACCCGGCGCTGGCCGAACGGGTCCACCCGGACGCCCCGGAGATATGGGCGCAGGTCGTCTACGCACGCGACCACGAGTGGGCCGAGACGGCCGACGACGTGCTGCGCCGCCGTACGACGCTGACCATCCGGGGCCTGGCCACGGACGACGTCCGGGCGAAGGTCGAGGACGTGCTCGGCAAGAAGTAG